A stretch of the Arachis stenosperma cultivar V10309 chromosome 6, arast.V10309.gnm1.PFL2, whole genome shotgun sequence genome encodes the following:
- the LOC130932451 gene encoding LOW QUALITY PROTEIN: uncharacterized protein LOC130932451 (The sequence of the model RefSeq protein was modified relative to this genomic sequence to represent the inferred CDS: deleted 2 bases in 1 codon): MSSTVPKQSNTTKLLNYKTSNHTLKMHRTLGSLVAEVGEKMKAMWLCPKVSGFDPSERWGHSACFFNGLMYVFGGCCGGMHFSDVLTLDLDKMVWRKVTTTGENPGPRDSHSAVIVGHKMIVFGGSNGFKKVNHIHILDLVTKVWVSPECKGTPPSARESHTAVLVGGYRLVIFGGSGEGRANYLNDLHILELGTMRWTCPELKGEFPVPRDSHSTIAIGNKLIVYGGDSGYQYHGNIDILDMETMTWSKLRIQGSSPGVRAGHAAVNIGTKVYIIGGVGEKRYYNDIWIFDICTCSWTQLYITGQKPQGRFSHTAVVIDMDIVIYGGCGEDENPLNELLVLQHEAEPNPRYNAVHIEVCSNYWHNVKELTMCFVLHQKTMLMGSNVKEGGAYDFDSGTSQQKRRRVSTTKVWDVDSEQEEHSLSLSQHSSPSQSDQEQTLGQRSNASVTDSQQRLLFKQMNQTPTNCPYNNDLSNKKSMKDIAQGNPQNLPSLVHQPKQEQCHLIGAEVRGKIDGAFDSGLLMTASVNGEIFRGVLFAPIQQAVKVVETNCSLTTQTQPPFVNSNSDHSPQIRRGARSSILFKEHRANKSDLEGLLLTLGGPASANNPEEVDYLGSK, from the exons ATGTCAAGCACTGTGCCCAAGCAATCCAATACAACAAAgcttttaaattataaaaccaGTAACCACACTCTCAAGATGCATAGAACGTTGGGCTCTTTGGTAGCTGAAGTTGGAGAGAAGATGAAAGCAATGTGGTTATGTCCAAAGGTTTCGGGTTTTGATCCTTCTGAAAGATGGGGTCACTCTGCTTGCTTCTTCAATGGCCTTATGTATGTCTTTGGG GGCTGTTGTGGAGGGATGCATTTCAGTGATGTTCTCACTTTGGACCTTGATAAAATGGTTTGGAGGAAGGTCACAACCACAGGCGAAAATCCAGGTCCTAGGGACAGCCATAGTGCTGTTATTGTAGGCCATAAGATGATAGTGTTTGGTGGCAGCAATGGATTCAAGAAGGTGAATCATATTCATATTCTTGATCTTGTCACCAAAGTGTGGGTTAGTCCTGAATGCAAAGGGACACCTCCTTCGGCCCGGGAGAGCCATACGGCCGTGCTCGTTGGCGGCTATAGACTAGTGATCTTTGGTGGTAGTGGGGAAGGCAGAGCAAACTATTTGAATGATTTGCACATTCTTGAACTAGGAACCATGAGATGGACTTGCCCTGAATTGAAAGGTGAATTTCCTGTCCCTAGGGACAGTCATAGTACCATTGCCATTGGGAACAAGCTTATTGTATATGGTGGAGATTCAGGTTATCAGTACCATGGAAACATTGATATTCTTGATATGGAAACAATGACTTGGTCTAAA TTGAGAATTCAAGGTTCTTCACCTGGAGTCAGGGCAGGTCATGCTGCAGTAAACATTGGAACCAAG GTCTATATCATTGGAGGGGTTGGAGAAAAACGTTACTATAATGACATTTGGATCTTTGATATATGCACTTGTTCATGGACTCAACTCTATATAACTGGTCAAAAACCACAAGGGCGATTTTCTCATACTGCTGTTGTTATAGACATGGATATTGTCATCTATGGCGG GTGTGGTGAAGATGAAAATCCTCTCAATGAATTGTTAGTTTTGCAGCATGAAGCAGAGCCAAATCCACGTTACAACGCGGTACATATAGAAGTT TGTAGCAATTATTGGCATAATGTGAAAGAACTAACAATGTGTTTTGTTTTGCATCAGAAAACTATGTTGATGGGGTCTAATGTGAAAGAAGGAGGAGCTTATGACTTTGATTCAGGTACTTCACAACAGAAGAGGAGGAGAGTTTCTACTACGAAGGTTTGGGATGTTGATTCTGAACAAGAAGAACACTCTCTCTCACTATCACAGCATTCATCACCATCTCAATCTGATCAAGAACAGACTCTTGGTCAAAGATCAAATGCTTCTGTCACCGATTCGCAGCAGCGTCTTCTGTTCAAACAGATGAATCAAACCCCAACCAATTGTCCATACAACAATGACTTGAGTAACAAGAAATCTATGAAGGATATCGCTCAGGGAAATCCACAAAATCTTCCTTCTCTAGTTCATCAGCCAAAGCAAGAACAGTGCCACCTG ATTGGTGCTGAAGTTCGAGGTAAAATAGATGGAGCCTTTGACTCAGGTTTACTCATGACTGCATCCGTGAATGGAGAGATTTTCAGAGGGGTCTTATTTGCTCCG ATACAGCAGGCAGTAAAGGTGGTTGAAACAAATTGCTCTCTAACTACTCAAACTCAACCACCATTTGTGAACTCCAACTCAGATCATTCCCCACAAATCAGGCGAGGCGCTCGGTCGTCGATACTATTCAAGGAACATAGAGCAAATAAGAGTGATCTTGAAGGGTTGCTTTTGACACTTGGAGGACCTGCTAGCGCAAATAATCCTGAGGAGGTAGATTATTTAGGAAGCAAATAA